The nucleotide sequence TCTGGAGGGGCTGAAGAACAGCTCACAGTCGGCCACTAAAGGCGTCACGGACTCAGCAGGTACTCGTGGACACACACTGATCATGCACACTTCATTTACTGCATGCATCTGATAGTATTCTTTACAAATAGCCAtgtgtacatatttttttttaaggtaaccgTTTGAAAATAATTCATATGGGCTgagtttaaagaaaataaatgtagtGATGTTTAActaaattgttgtttaaatttagcccataaaAACTGATTGCAGCCAGTTGCCTTAAAAATCTTTAGTAAATGTAATGAATCGTTTTTTGCATTGTAGTTCTttggttttgtatatttttaaatgattaaatgaagcTGTTGTTGTTATACGTTAtaataaatgtcaaaaatattgTACACATGTTTTTACGAGACTTTAAAATGTCGATAGCAGTACATACAGTGTGCAATATAGCAATGGAGGaaatatatttacttttagtgcaatgaattattataatataataaaatgtaatgtaatataaaataatttaataaaatataatatattaaaatataacataataaaatataatataatataaaataatttaataaaatataatatattaaaatataacataataaaatataatataaaatagtttaataaaatataatatattgtaataaaatataatttaaaataatttaataaaatatagtataatgtaaatgatttaataaaatataatatactgaaatataataaatgtaaaataatttaataaaatataatataataaaatataatttaaaataattaaataaaatataatataatatgaaattatttaataaaatctaatatagtaatataaaatttataataatttaataaaatataatataatataaatgatttaataaaatctaatataataaaatatacaataatttagtaaaatatgatataataaaatatttaaaaatattaaaaacataataaaataaattaaagcataatataaaatatttaataaaattttatataataaataatacaatttcaaatataaatttataatacaatataataaaatataaaaaatataaaataattttaataaaatgtaataaaataaagcataatataaaattattttattaacaaatgatccttcattttcttgtcaacctagtccctttattaatcaggggttgaaacgccaacttatccagtatgtttttacgcagcggatgcccttccagctgcaacccatctctgggattaataaaatataatataataaaatatcattcaaaatcataaaatataataaaatataatataatatgtggtggctcggtggttagcacagCCAGAAGGTTGTTGTTTAAGtcacagctgggccagttggcatttctgtgtggagtttgcatgttctcctcgtgttggtgtgggtttcctccgggtgctccggtttcccccacagtccaaacacatgcgctataggggaattgatgaactaaatttgtcgtatagtgtatgagtgtgtgtgtgaatattcctcaagactgggttgcagctggaagggcatccgctgtgtaaaacatttgccggAATAATTGGTAGTTCatcccactgtggcgactcctgatgaataaaggggctaagccacaggaaaatgaatgaattggactagttttaaagttaaaaacagctaaatatttgattaaatatgagATAAaagtttctttcttgctttattttatttacttcattAATTAGTTTCATATCTTTCAGATTTCATACATCAGCTATGTGAAGAATTTAGTCTTTGATTAAATAAGAATATACAGTAAACTGTgaattaattgtaaaatatttaattgcatgtatctaattactgtattttaattttaaaatgaccgaaataaaatgtacattatacgtaattttttaaataataaaatatataagtaaacCAAAAATTGTATAATCAGTGCAATATAATCAAGAGGAAAATGTGTTTGCTTTTAAGCTGAATCatattaaccttatgagtccattgaacgtatattatgttaaactgactttaaaatgcttgcataacttataaaattaagtcataacatgattaacttagtttaataagttacaacaaACTAAAAAATATGCTGTCATGAGTCATGACTGATTGTTtacatcattttttacagtgtagacctAAAAATAGCtcaataatttgtttaaatgtgataaatagtacattttctttcttgttttcttttatttaggtCATTAATTAGTctattttgccaaaaaaaaaagcaaatcttTAGTTTCATATCTTTCAGATTTCATATATCAGTTTTGTAAGCAATTTAGtctttgattaaataaaatatacagtaaattgtgaattaattgtaaattatttaattgCATGTATCTAAttactgaatttattttaaaatgaccctaataaaatttacattattttcaattttataaatgctaaaatatttcaataaaacaaagcaaatattgCATAATCAATGCAAAATAATCGAGGAGAAAATGTGTTTGCTTTAGCAATGAATTTAACTAATTCTGCAATGTAAAacaatcctggttgccttaatcttttaagctgaatcaaattaaccttatcaGTCCATTGAACGTATTttttgttaaactgacttaaaatgcttgcataacttataaaattaagacataacatgattaacttagcttAATAAGTTACAACaaactaaaacatatgctgtcatgagtCATGACTGATTGTTtacatcattttttacagtgtagacctAAAAACAACtcaataatttgtttaaatgtgataaatagtacattttctttcttgttttcttttatttagttGATTAATTAGTCTATTTTGCcaacaaaaaacaaatctttaTCAATCAGATTTCATATATCGGTTTTGTAAGCAATTTAGtctttgattaaataaaaatatacaggaaATTGTGAATTAATTATAAACTATTTAATTACATGCATCTAAttactgaatttattttaaaattatcctaataaaatttacattattttctattttataaatactaaaatatttcaataaaacaaagcaaaaattgCATAATCAATGCAATATAATCGAGGAGAAAATGTGTTTGCTTTAGCAATGAATTTAACTAATTCTGCAATGTAAAacaatcctggttgccttaatcttttaagctgaatcaaattaaccttatcaGTCCATTGAACGTATAttttgttaaactgacttaaaatgcTTGCATAACTCATAATATTAAGTcataacatgattaacttagcttAATAAGTTACAACaaactaaaacatatgctgtcatgagtCATGACTGATTGTTTacatcatttttttacagtgtagacctAAAAACAGCtcaataatttgtttaaatgtgatacGTAGTacattttctttcttgttttcttttatttagttGATTAATTAGTCTATTTTGCcaacaaaaaacaaatctttaTCAATCAGATTTCATCTATCGGTTTTGTAAGCAATTTAGtctttgattaaataaaaatatacaggaaATTGTGAATTAATTATAAACTATTTAATTACATGCATCTAAttactgaatttattttaaaattatcctaataaaatttacattattttaatatttataaatcctaaaatatttaagtaaaacaaaacaacattttttaaaactttacttAAAAATTCCTTTgatccaggggtgcccaaactttttctcataaagggccaaaaacaaacttgattgaatataccaaactgtattacattcaAATTTACCAAGGATAATTTCCTAATTAATTAATGATGaagtatcattttattttttataatgaaattattagagtaaaaacataaacaatcctgTTTATTTTGCCCCAAGCACCTCTCCATCATTCTCTCTCACTTTTCAGATGGATAGGCgggccaaaccaaaggttaccatgggccaactttagcCCTTGGGCCCTACTTTAAACAATGCAATATAACCAAAGAGAAAATGTGTTTGCTTTAGCAATGAATTAAACTAATTTTAGACCTGGAAACACctcaattatttgtttaaatgtgactcaaaatacattttctttctggctttCTTTCATCTACTTACTTAATTAGTGCATTTTGTCATGCATTGATGTAATATGCGAGCACTGTTTTTTAAAGACCTTGGTTGGTGTGTGCAAAACTtccagcatgtctgataatattgtttcagTTCAAGCAGCTCAAGATGCCGTGCAGCAGGTGGCAGAATCTTCCAAAGAAGCCACCAGCACAGGTGAGAGACGCTTATTCTGAGATATACGATCTCTACAGAGATTAAGATGCTCTTAAGTGTGGATGTGCATCATATAGCAGCTCAGTTCATACAAATCATCTCCAATCACAgtgagcatttatttattataatttttcttttttttctttttgctgaaAATCTATTTTTGTGCATGCAATCTTTTGTGTCATTTTGATATACAATCTATATTTTGTCATGCAACTTATTGTGTCATTTTGATACAATCCACATTTTTGCATGCAGTCTTTTGTGAAATTTTCACATGCAAATTAAAAATTATCCATTCAATCTACTGCATAATTTTGGCATGCAAGCACAGTTTTTAATGCAATCTATTTTGTAATTTGGGTATGCTTTCAAAATTTTTTCAGGAAATTTACTGTGTAATTTTGGTATGCAAGCTAAAATTTTGCACGTAATTTATGATGTAATTTTGGTATACAATCAATATTTTTGCATGCAGTCTTTTGTGAAATCTCCAAATGCAATCTAAATTTCTGCATTCAATCTATTGCATAATTTTGGTACGCAGgcacatttttttaatacatCTAATGTGTAAGTTTGGtatgcaagcaaaaaaaaaagcaagttaTGCAAGCTCATTTTTATGCATGCAATATTGTGACATTTTGGTATGCAATGTAAATTTTTGCATTTGCACATTTTGTAATTTTGGTATGcacacagatttttttaacacaattttttgtataattttggtATGTAATCTAAATTTTGGCATGGAATCTATTGTGTAATTTTGGTATACAATCAATATTTTTGCACGCAGTCTTTTGTGAAATTTGTAGATACAAACTGAATTTATGCATTTAAtctattacattattttttggtATGCAAGCACATTTATCAATGCAATCTATTGTGTAAGATTGGTTTACAATCTAAATTTTTGCATTTAATCTATTGTGTTATTTTGGTATGCAtgctaaattttttttaaacaatctttTGTTTTAGTATGCAAATTAAATTCCTGAATTCAATCTATTGTGTAGTTTTAGTATGACAACTAATTGGGGTTTTTATACAATCTTTTGTGTAATTTTGGTATACAATTAAAATTTTTGCATGCAGTCTTTTGTGAAATCTCTGTATGCAAACTAAATCAATTTATTGCATAAATTTGGTATGCCAGCACGTTTTTTAATACAATCTAATGTGTAAGTTTGCTAtgcaagaaaaacaaaatgaatacaatCTTCTGTGTAATTTTGTTATGCAAGCTCATTTTTATGCATGCAAAATTGTGACATTTTGATATGCAATGTAAATTTTTGCATTCACTCATTTTGTAATTTTGGTatgtaaacagatttttttaacacaattttttgtcattttggtaTATAATCAAAATTTTGGCATGGAATCTATTATGTAATTTTGGTATACAATCAATATTTTTGCATGCAGTCTTTTGTGAAATTTGTAGATACAAACTAAATTTATGCATTTAATctataacataatttttttatttatgcaagcACATTTATCAATGCAATCTATTGTGTAAGTTTCTTTTACAATCTAGATTTTTGTATTTAATCTTGTGTTATTTGGTATGCAtgctcatttttttaaacacaatcttTTGTTATTTTAGTATGCAAACTGAATTCCTGCATTCAATCTATTGTGTAGTTTTAGTATGCAAACTAAATTCCTGCATGCAGTCTATTGTGTAGTTTTAGTATGCAAACTAAATTCCTGCATGCAGTCTATTGTGTAGTTTTAGTATGCAAACTAAATTCCTGCATACAGTCTATTGTGTACTTTTAGTATGCAAACTAAATTCCTGCATGCAATCTATTGTGTAGTTTTAGCATGCTAACTAATTGGGGTTTTTATACAATCTTTTGTGTAATTTTGGGATAcaatcaacatttttgtatgcaaTTTTTGTGTAATTTTAGTATGCGGTTTTAAATTTTGCATGCAATTTGTATAATT is from Danio rerio strain Tuebingen ecotype United States chromosome 14, GRCz12tu, whole genome shotgun sequence and encodes:
- the si:ch211-59p23.1 gene encoding adipogenesis regulatory factor protein-like → MASFKKSLEGLKNSSQSATKGVTDSAVQAAQDAVQQVAESSKEATSTAAEEASRQTQSAIGTAAGKASDTIKEFGHKLSSK